One Tachysurus vachellii isolate PV-2020 chromosome 18, HZAU_Pvac_v1, whole genome shotgun sequence DNA segment encodes these proteins:
- the LOC132861085 gene encoding transmembrane protein 100 has protein sequence MGCTTGHLACQPQPSSSNNQEGQTQEGAAKVPEVLSSLEKLSQATGGMEKSWYRCIFPFGIISLVIGIAGTSVTYTYNDLPQTKVVSVVLLIVGLVLVVMAAACWTAHKKKRRKKKEGGPFTTEQCPL, from the coding sequence ATGGGCTGTACTACAGGGCACCTGGCATGCCAGCCCCAGCCTTCTTCAAGCAACAACCAAGAGGGACAGACTCAGGAGGGGGCAGCTAAAGTACCAGAGGTCCTATCATCTTTGGAGAAGCTTTCTCAGGCAACAGGGGGCATGGAGAAATCTTGGTATCGCTGCATCTTCCCCTTTGGAATCATCTCACTGGTGATTGGTATAGCTGGCACAAGCGTGACCTACACATACAATGATCTCCCTCAGACCAAGGTGGTGTCAGTGGTCTTGCTGATTGTCGGGTTGGTCCTGGTGGTAATGGCTGCTGCCTGTTGGACAGCACATAAGAAGAAACgcaggaaaaagaaagagggaggtCCATTTACCACTGAACAGTGTCCCCTGTGA